The sequence CACATCCAGTACCGCTTCCTGCGCCTGCTGCCCGACACCGGCTCGCTCGAAGACCAGGGCACGGCTGAGCGACGAATCATCGAATGCCGCCGCCTGCGCGCACCCGCCGAGGTGGCACGCCAGCTCGCCCTGCGCACAGGCGACCCGTTGCTGCAGGTCAAGCGTGTGCTCACCTTTGCCCAGGTGCCCGCCATCCTCGAAGAAATCTGGCTGCCTGGCGTGCCCTTCAAGGGGCTGACGCTGGAAACCCTGGCAGACGACAAGGGCCCCATGTACGCCTTGTTTGAAGCCCAGTTCGGTGTGCGCATGGTGCGCGCGGTCGAGAAGATCAAGGCCGTGGCCGCCGACAGCGAGACCGCCACGTTGCTGGGTGTGCCCGAGGGCTCGCCGCTGCTCAGCGTCGAACGTCTGGCCTTCACTTACAACGACACCCCGATGGAACTGCGGCGCGGGCTCTACCGCACCGACACCCGTCACTATCGCAACGAACTGAGCTGACTCGCCGCTGCTATGCCCTTGATAGCCCCGCGCCTGCATCCGGTGTCAGTCTCACGATTGGTGCGTTGCAATAGAATTTGACACCCGGTGGTTGCAGTTACCAACGCGTTACACCACCGACATCCCTTCCCCGCACCCCCTCTGCGCAAGAAAGTCCCCACCATGACCGAGTTGACCAAGAAGCGGCCCGAGTTCCGCAACATCAACGCATTCAAGGATCTGACCACCTACCGCCTGCCGCCCGCAGGCTGGGTGTCGATCCTGCACCGCGCCAGCGGTGGCCTGATGTTCATCCTGTTGCCCCTGATCGTCTGGCTGTTCGACACATCGGTGTCTTCCGAGATCTCGTTCGAACGCTTCAGCGGGGCCTTCTCGGCTGGCCTGGGCTTCGTGCCGGGCTGGTTCTTCAAGCTCGTGGTGCTGGCCCTGATCTGGGCCTACCTGCACCACCTGATTGCCGGTGTGCGCCACCTCTACATGGACGCGTGCCATGCGGTGAGCAAGGAGTTCGGCAAGTCATCGGCCATCGTCACGCTGGTCCTGAGCATTGGCCTAACCGTGCTGCTTGGCGCCAAGCTGTTCGGGTTGTATTGATTTGCGGGTCAGATCTTCAGCTCTGACCCCAACTGACTAGGAAATTGGATATGTCTGTCAACTACGGTTCCAAACGCGTCGTCACCGGCGCCCACTACGGCCTGCGCGACTGGCTCGCCCAGCGCATCACCGCCGCCATCATGGCGCTGTTCACCCTGATCCTGCTGGTGCAGGTGCTGTTCTCCAAGGGCCCGATCGGCTACGACAGCTGGGCCGGCATCTTCTCGGCCCAGTGGATGAAGGCCCTGACCTTCGCCGTCTTCCTCGCCCTGACCTACCACGTGTGGGTCGGCATGCGCGACATCTGGATGGACTACGTCAAGCCCGCAGGCATCCGCCTGGTGCTCCACGTGTTCACCATGGTTTGGCTCCTGTCCTGTCTGGGCTGGGCTGTTCAAGTTCTCTGGAGGCTCTGAAGCAATGACCGCTACCGCAAATCTTCCCAAGCGTCAGTTCGACGTTGTCATCGTCGGAGCCGGTGGTTCCGGCATGCGCGCCTCGCTGCAACTGGCGCGCGCCGGCCTCAAGGTGGCCGTGCTCTCCAAGGTGTTCCCGACCCGTTCGCACACGGTGGCCGCGCAAGGCGGCATCGGCGCCTCACTCGGCAACATGAACGAGGACAACTGGCACTACCACTTCTACGACACCATCAAGGGTTCCGACTGGCTCGGCGACCAGGATGCGATCGAGTTCATGTGCCGCGAAGCCCCCAAGGTCGTGTACGAACTGGAGCATTTCGGCATGCCCTTCGACCGCAACCCCGACGGCACCATCTACCAGCGTCCGTTCGGTGGCCACACCGCCAACTACGGCGAGAAGCCCGTGCAGCGCGCCTGCGCTGCAGCCGACCGCACCGGCCACGCCATGCTGCACACGCTGTACCAGCAGAACGTGCAGGCCCGCACCACCTTCTTTGTTGAATGGATGGCGCTTGACCTGATCCGCGACGCCAGCGGCGACGTGCTCGGCGTGACCGCGCTGGAAATGGAAACCGGCGAGACCTACGTGCTGGAAGCCAAGACCACGCTGCTGGCCACGGGCGGCGCAGGCCGCATCTTTGCGGCCTCCACCAACGCCTTCATCAACACCGGTGATGGCCTGGGCATGGCGGCACGCGCCGGCATCCCGCTGGAGGACATGGAGTTCTGGCAGTTCCACCCCACCGGCGTGGCCGGCGCCGGCGTGTTGCTGACCGAAGGCTGCCGTGGCGAAGGCGCGATTCTGCTCAACAGCGAAGGCGAGCGCTTCATGGAGCGCTACGCGCCCACCTTGAAGGATCTGGCGCCACGCGACTTCGTGTCGCGTTGCATGGACCAGGAGATCAAGGAAGGCCGCGGTTGTGGTCCGAACAAGGACTACGTGCTCTTGAAGCTCGACCACCTGGGCGCGGAAACCATCCACAAGCGCCTGCCTTCGGTGTACGAGATCGGCGTGAACTTCGCCAACGTGGACATCACGCGCGAGCCGATCCCCGTGGTGCCCACCATCCATTACCAGATGGGTGGCATCCCGACCAACATCAACGGCCAGGTCGTCACCCCCGATGGCAACGGCGGCCAGGCTGTGGTCAATGGTCTGTACGCTGTGGGCGAATGCTCCTGCGTGAGCGTGCACGGCGCCAACCGCCTGGGCACGAACTCGCTGCTGGATCTGCTGGTGTTCGGCCGTGCAGCCGGCAACCACATCGTGCAGTTCAACGACAAGAACAAGGTGCACAAACCATTGCCGGTGGACGCCGCCGACAAGACGCTGGCGCGCCTGGCCCGGCTGGACAACACCACCGGCGGCGAGTACGCGCAAGACGTGGCCAACGACCTGCGCGCCGCGATGCAGCAACACGCCGGCGTGTTCCGCACCCAGGCCAGCATGGACGAAGGGGTTGCCAAGATCAACGCCATGCGCGCCCGTGTGAACAACATCGCGCTGAAAGACAAGTCCAAGGTCTTCAACACCGCGCGCATCGAAGCGCTGGAAGTGGAAAACCTGATCGAGTGCGCGCAGGCCACCATGACATCGGCCGCCGCCCGCCACGAGTGCCGTGGCGCACACACGGTCAACGACTACGAGCGCCCCGCCGACGACGCGCAGTTCCCGCTGGGCCGCAACGACGCCGAGTGGATGAAACACACGCTCTGGCACAGCGCCGACAACAGCCTGACCTACAAGGCCGTGAATTTGAAGCCGCTGACGGTTGATTCCGTCCCTCCCAAAGTTAGAACCTTTTAAACACCCCGCGCGCCTTTGGCGCACCCCTCCAGGGGCGGCGCCTGCGGCCTGGCAAAGCCAGTTCCGCGGCGCCCTTGAACAAGAAGGAAACATCATGGCCAAACGCACATTCAAGATCTACCGCTACGACCCCGAGAAGGACGCCAAGCCCTACATGCAGACGATCGAGGTGGAGCTCGACGGTCACGAGCGCATGCTGCTGGACGCGTTGATGAAGCTCAAGGCGGTGGATCCCTCGATCTCGTTCCGCCGTTCGTGCCGCGAAGGCGTGTGCGGCTCGGATGCGATGAACATCAACGGCAAGAACGGCCTGGCCTGCCTGACCAACATGAACACGCTGCCCGGCGTGATCACACTCAAGCCCCTGCCAGGCCTGCCCGTGGTGCGCGACCTGATCGTGGACATGACGCTGTTCTTCAAGCAATACAACAGCATCAAGCCCTACCTGATCAACGACACCGTGGCACCCGAAAAGGAGCGCCTGCAGAGCCCCGAAGAGCGCGACGAGCTCAACGGCCTGTACGAGTGCATCCTGTGCGCGAGCTGCTCCACCAGCTGCCCCAGCTTCTGGTGGAACCCCGACAAGTTCGTCGGTCCCGCTGGCCTGCTGCAGGCCTACCGCTTCATCGCCGACAGCCGCGACCAGGGCACGGCCGAGCGTCTGGACAACCTCGAAGATCCGTACCGCCTCTTCCGCTGCCACACCATCATGAACTGCGTGGACGTCTGCCCCAAGGGTCTGAACCCCACCAAGGCCATCGGCAAGATCAAGGAAATGATGGTGATGCGCTCCGTTTGAGTGCCCCGATCCACTCGCATGAACACCGCACCCCACCCCGAACAAGCCACCGACGCAGCGCTGAACGCGCTGCTGGACGAGCGTGCCCTGAGCAAGCTGCGGTGGCGTTGCCGGCGTGGGCTGCTGGAGAACGACCTTTTCATCGAGCGATTCTTTGCTCGGTACGAATCTGGCTTGACGGTCCGTCAAGCCGATGCCCTGGGACTGCTGATGGACCTCTCCGACAACGATCTGCTTGATCTGTTGCTCGGCCGCAAGGCACCCCAGGACGATCTGGCCCGTGACGATGTCACCCGTGTGCTGGGCATGCTCCGTGCAACCCGGCAATCCGCTTAAGCCATTCCCAACAGAAGGAACCCGCATGAAACTCGTTGACAACAAAGCCACCCTGTCGTTCTCCAACGGCAGCCCCAGCGTGGACCTGCCGGTGTATGCCGGCAGCGTCGGTCCGGACGTGATCGACATCCGCAAGCTGTATGCACAGACCGGCATGTTCACCTACGACCCGGGCTTTTTGTCCACAGCCGCCTGCCAGTCGGCCATCACCTACATCGACGGCGACAAGGGCGAGTTGTTGTACCGCGGCTACCCGATCGAGCAGCTCGCCACGCAGTGCGACTACCTCGACACCTGCCACCTGTTGCTCAAGGGTGAGCTGCCCAACGACTCGGAGCGCCAGGCCTTCCACAAGCTCGTGATCAACCACACCATGGTGAACGAGCAGATGCAGTTTTTCCTGCGTGGCTTCCGCCGTGACGCACATCCCATGGCGGTTCTCACGGGCCTGGTCGGCGGACTGTCGGCCTTCTACCACGACAGCACGGACATCACGAACCCCAAGCACCGCGAAATCGCGGCCATTCGCCTGATCGCCAAGATGCCCACGCTGGTGGCCATGTCGTACAAGTACGGCATCGGACAGCCCTACATGTACCCGAAGAACGACCTGAGCTATTCGGGCAACTTCCTGCGCATGATGTTCGGCACGCCGTGTGAAGAATATGTGGTCAACCCCGTGCTCGAGCGCGCACTCGACCGCATCTTCATCCTGCACGCCGACCACGAGCAGAACGCCTCCACGTCGACCGTGCGCCTGTGCGGCTCGTCGGGCACCAACCCGTTCGCGGCGATCGCCGCCGGTGTGGCCTGCCTGTGGGGCCCGGCCCACGGCGGCGCCAACGAAGCCTGCCTGAACATGCTGGAAGACATCCAGCGCCAGGGTGGCGTGTCCAAGGTCGGCGAGTTCATGGAGAAGGTCAAGGACAAGAACTCCGGCGTCAAGCTCATGGGCTTTGGTCACCGCGTGTACAAGAACTACGACCCGCGCGCCAAGCTCATGCAGGAAACCTGCAACGAGGTCCTGCAGGAACTCGGCCTGGAGAACGACCCGCTGTTCAAGCTCGCCAAGGAGCTGGAGAAGATTGCGCTGGAAGACGAGTACTTCGTCTCGCGCAAGCTCTATCCCAACGTGGACTTTTACTCCGGCATCGTGCAGCGCGCCATCGGCATCCCGGTGAACCTGTTCACCGGCATCTTCGCTCTGGCCCGCACGGTCGGCTGGATTGCCCAGCTCAACGAGATGATTGGCGACCCCGAGTACAAGATCGGCCGTCCACGCCAGCTGTTCACCGGCTCGCCACGCCGCGACATCAAGCCGCTGGAAACGCGCTGATCCGCTTGCGTTGAACGCAGCGCCCGCGGCACCTCCCGGTGCAGCGGGCGTTTTTCATTCGGAGCCCGTAAAATCGAGGGCTCTCCAGTTTTCAGGATCGCCGCCAGCGATCATCAACGGAACCGCCATGGGACGCACGCTCTACGACAAGATCTGGGACGAACACGTCGTCCACACCGAAGACGACGGCACGTCCGTGCTCTACATCGACCGGCATCTGGTGCACGAAGTCACCAGCCCCCAGGCGTTTGAAGGACTGCGCCAGGCCGGCCGCAAGGTCTGGCGGGTGAGCTCGGTGGTGGCCACCGCCGACCACAACACGCCCACCACCGGCTGGGAACTGG is a genomic window of Hydrogenophaga sp. RAC07 containing:
- the sdhD gene encoding succinate dehydrogenase, hydrophobic membrane anchor protein → MSVNYGSKRVVTGAHYGLRDWLAQRITAAIMALFTLILLVQVLFSKGPIGYDSWAGIFSAQWMKALTFAVFLALTYHVWVGMRDIWMDYVKPAGIRLVLHVFTMVWLLSCLGWAVQVLWRL
- the sdhC gene encoding succinate dehydrogenase, cytochrome b556 subunit, whose amino-acid sequence is MTELTKKRPEFRNINAFKDLTTYRLPPAGWVSILHRASGGLMFILLPLIVWLFDTSVSSEISFERFSGAFSAGLGFVPGWFFKLVVLALIWAYLHHLIAGVRHLYMDACHAVSKEFGKSSAIVTLVLSIGLTVLLGAKLFGLY
- a CDS encoding FAD assembly factor SdhE; the encoded protein is MNTAPHPEQATDAALNALLDERALSKLRWRCRRGLLENDLFIERFFARYESGLTVRQADALGLLMDLSDNDLLDLLLGRKAPQDDLARDDVTRVLGMLRATRQSA
- a CDS encoding GntR family transcriptional regulator, whose amino-acid sequence is MATTPPSTPDAPANDGRTAPEVGASEHSAPAFSPLYQQIKTLILRSLQASEWKPGDMIPSEFDLAARFKVSQGTVRKAIDELATDNLLVRRQGKGTFVATHSEQHIQYRFLRLLPDTGSLEDQGTAERRIIECRRLRAPAEVARQLALRTGDPLLQVKRVLTFAQVPAILEEIWLPGVPFKGLTLETLADDKGPMYALFEAQFGVRMVRAVEKIKAVAADSETATLLGVPEGSPLLSVERLAFTYNDTPMELRRGLYRTDTRHYRNELS
- a CDS encoding citrate synthase, which translates into the protein MKLVDNKATLSFSNGSPSVDLPVYAGSVGPDVIDIRKLYAQTGMFTYDPGFLSTAACQSAITYIDGDKGELLYRGYPIEQLATQCDYLDTCHLLLKGELPNDSERQAFHKLVINHTMVNEQMQFFLRGFRRDAHPMAVLTGLVGGLSAFYHDSTDITNPKHREIAAIRLIAKMPTLVAMSYKYGIGQPYMYPKNDLSYSGNFLRMMFGTPCEEYVVNPVLERALDRIFILHADHEQNASTSTVRLCGSSGTNPFAAIAAGVACLWGPAHGGANEACLNMLEDIQRQGGVSKVGEFMEKVKDKNSGVKLMGFGHRVYKNYDPRAKLMQETCNEVLQELGLENDPLFKLAKELEKIALEDEYFVSRKLYPNVDFYSGIVQRAIGIPVNLFTGIFALARTVGWIAQLNEMIGDPEYKIGRPRQLFTGSPRRDIKPLETR
- the sdhA gene encoding succinate dehydrogenase flavoprotein subunit, encoding MTATANLPKRQFDVVIVGAGGSGMRASLQLARAGLKVAVLSKVFPTRSHTVAAQGGIGASLGNMNEDNWHYHFYDTIKGSDWLGDQDAIEFMCREAPKVVYELEHFGMPFDRNPDGTIYQRPFGGHTANYGEKPVQRACAAADRTGHAMLHTLYQQNVQARTTFFVEWMALDLIRDASGDVLGVTALEMETGETYVLEAKTTLLATGGAGRIFAASTNAFINTGDGLGMAARAGIPLEDMEFWQFHPTGVAGAGVLLTEGCRGEGAILLNSEGERFMERYAPTLKDLAPRDFVSRCMDQEIKEGRGCGPNKDYVLLKLDHLGAETIHKRLPSVYEIGVNFANVDITREPIPVVPTIHYQMGGIPTNINGQVVTPDGNGGQAVVNGLYAVGECSCVSVHGANRLGTNSLLDLLVFGRAAGNHIVQFNDKNKVHKPLPVDAADKTLARLARLDNTTGGEYAQDVANDLRAAMQQHAGVFRTQASMDEGVAKINAMRARVNNIALKDKSKVFNTARIEALEVENLIECAQATMTSAAARHECRGAHTVNDYERPADDAQFPLGRNDAEWMKHTLWHSADNSLTYKAVNLKPLTVDSVPPKVRTF
- a CDS encoding succinate dehydrogenase iron-sulfur subunit gives rise to the protein MAKRTFKIYRYDPEKDAKPYMQTIEVELDGHERMLLDALMKLKAVDPSISFRRSCREGVCGSDAMNINGKNGLACLTNMNTLPGVITLKPLPGLPVVRDLIVDMTLFFKQYNSIKPYLINDTVAPEKERLQSPEERDELNGLYECILCASCSTSCPSFWWNPDKFVGPAGLLQAYRFIADSRDQGTAERLDNLEDPYRLFRCHTIMNCVDVCPKGLNPTKAIGKIKEMMVMRSV